From the genome of Pseudomonas sp. TMP9, one region includes:
- a CDS encoding peptidylprolyl isomerase, which yields MPRATARHILVASEDKCNELKTAIEGGADFAQVAKDNSSCPSSRSGGDLGSFGPGQMVKEFDTVVFSAPINVVQGPVKTQFGYHLLEVTSRQD from the coding sequence ATGCCTCGCGCCACTGCCCGTCACATCCTGGTTGCCAGCGAAGACAAGTGCAACGAACTGAAAACTGCCATCGAAGGCGGTGCCGACTTCGCCCAGGTGGCCAAAGACAACTCCAGCTGCCCGTCCAGCCGCAGCGGCGGTGACCTTGGCTCGTTCGGCCCAGGCCAGATGGTTAAGGAATTTGACACCGTCGTGTTCAGCGCACCGATCAACGTGGTGCAAGGCCCGGTGAAAACCCAGTTCGGTTATCACCTGCTGGAAGTGACCAGCCGCCAGGACTGA
- a CDS encoding EamA family transporter — protein MQPKDLLLALVVIIVWGMNFVVIRIGLDGMPPMLLGALRFLLAAFPAVLFIKRPQIPLRWLLAYGLTISLGQFAFLFSAMTIGMPAGLASLVLQSQAFFTMLFAVMLLGERFRLINLVGLLVAAGGLLLIGAQGDGLMTVAGFVLTLCAAAMWAMGNIVTRKLGKVNLIGLVVWGSLVPPLPFFALSWFLEGPEAIESALRGFNFNSMLVLVYLAFGATILGYGLWSRLLSRYPASQVAPFSLLVPVVGISSAALLLDEHLSNLQLLGALIVMLGLLLNVCGGWLQSYLRARLA, from the coding sequence ATGCAACCCAAAGATTTACTGTTGGCCCTGGTGGTGATCATCGTCTGGGGCATGAATTTTGTGGTGATCAGGATCGGCCTTGATGGCATGCCGCCGATGCTGCTCGGCGCACTGCGCTTTCTCTTGGCGGCGTTTCCTGCGGTGCTGTTTATCAAGCGCCCACAGATTCCGCTGCGCTGGCTATTGGCCTATGGCTTGACTATCTCGTTGGGGCAGTTCGCGTTTCTATTCTCCGCCATGACCATTGGCATGCCGGCGGGTCTGGCTTCGCTGGTGTTGCAGTCGCAGGCGTTCTTTACCATGCTGTTTGCCGTAATGCTGCTGGGTGAGCGCTTTCGGCTGATCAACCTAGTGGGTTTGCTGGTGGCCGCCGGTGGCTTGCTGCTGATTGGCGCGCAGGGTGATGGTTTGATGACGGTGGCCGGATTTGTGCTGACGCTGTGCGCCGCCGCGATGTGGGCGATGGGCAATATCGTCACGCGCAAGCTGGGCAAGGTAAACCTGATTGGGCTGGTGGTGTGGGGCAGCTTGGTGCCACCGCTGCCGTTCTTTGCGCTGTCTTGGTTTCTTGAAGGCCCCGAGGCCATTGAGTCAGCGCTGCGCGGCTTTAACTTCAACAGTATGTTGGTGCTGGTCTATCTGGCCTTTGGCGCGACCATCCTCGGCTATGGCCTGTGGAGTCGCTTGCTGTCGCGCTATCCCGCCAGTCAGGTCGCGCCGTTTTCGCTGCTGGTGCCGGTGGTGGGCATTTCGTCTGCGGCATTGCTGCTGGATGAGCACCTGAGCAACTTGCAGTTGCTGGGCGCGCTGATCGTGATGCTCGGTTTGCTGCTAAACGTCTGCGGCGGCTGGTTGCAGTCTTACCTGCGAGCGCGGCTGGCTTAA